A stretch of the Deltaproteobacteria bacterium genome encodes the following:
- a CDS encoding TRAP transporter large permease subunit, protein MDVGLITLLLLGMVFFLFVLGFPISFTLAATGALFAVIFLGPRSLYMVATSMYGGITSLTLMAIPLFIFMGTLLSFTGIADDMFKAIHIWSGGIAGSLAMGAVAISAVFAAMCGVSGAATVTMGTIALPAMLERKYDKNIAVGAVGAGALLGIMIPPSVLAIIYASVAGMSIGRLYIGMMLPGILMALFYILYIWIRCLIQPHMGPKIPKEDRASLKEKLIALKGLSLPLFVLFLVLGGMYTGTATPTEAAGIGAAGVVLSGLLKGTLNMEVIKKSLLDALRLSSMIMWLIMSITLFSQVYSAIGAADLIQEIVRRMPVQGMVVIVMMQLSIFIMGMFMDDVAIILIVTPLYLPIVRMLGFNDLWFAVMFMIQVNIAWLTPPYGFNLFYMRAVTPPSVTMGDIYLSVFPFIGLQLIVLLLVMIFPGVALWLPNLVLGGGG, encoded by the coding sequence ATGGATGTAGGTTTGATTACATTATTGTTGCTCGGCATGGTCTTTTTCCTCTTTGTGCTGGGATTTCCTATCTCTTTCACCTTGGCGGCCACGGGGGCCCTTTTCGCTGTTATTTTTCTCGGTCCCCGCTCCCTTTACATGGTGGCTACGTCCATGTATGGCGGGATCACCAGCCTGACGCTCATGGCCATACCCCTGTTCATCTTCATGGGCACACTCTTGAGTTTCACCGGCATCGCCGATGATATGTTCAAGGCCATCCACATCTGGTCTGGTGGAATCGCAGGTTCCCTGGCCATGGGGGCGGTGGCCATCTCGGCCGTTTTCGCGGCCATGTGCGGGGTAAGCGGTGCGGCCACGGTAACCATGGGCACCATCGCCCTTCCTGCCATGCTGGAACGTAAATATGACAAAAACATCGCGGTTGGGGCGGTTGGAGCCGGCGCCCTGCTTGGCATCATGATCCCGCCGAGTGTCCTGGCCATCATCTATGCCAGTGTGGCCGGAATGTCCATCGGGAGACTTTATATCGGGATGATGCTTCCAGGAATCCTCATGGCCCTTTTCTATATCCTTTACATTTGGATTCGCTGTCTTATACAGCCCCACATGGGACCCAAGATTCCCAAAGAAGATCGGGCGTCCCTGAAAGAAAAGCTCATTGCCCTGAAAGGGCTGAGCCTTCCCCTTTTCGTCCTTTTCCTCGTACTGGGAGGGATGTACACGGGGACGGCCACCCCCACGGAGGCGGCAGGCATCGGGGCGGCTGGGGTCGTGCTGTCGGGACTCCTGAAAGGCACATTGAATATGGAGGTAATCAAGAAGTCCCTGCTTGACGCCTTGAGACTGTCCTCCATGATCATGTGGCTGATCATGTCCATCACCCTGTTCTCACAGGTCTACAGTGCCATCGGCGCCGCTGATCTGATCCAGGAGATTGTTCGGCGTATGCCGGTACAGGGGATGGTGGTCATCGTGATGATGCAGTTGAGTATTTTCATTATGGGGATGTTCATGGATGATGTGGCCATCATCCTTATCGTCACGCCGCTCTACCTTCCCATCGTCAGGATGCTGGGTTTCAACGATTTGTGGTTTGCCGTGATGTTCATGATCCAGGTGAACATCGCATGGCTTACCCCTCCTTATGGATTCAATCTCTTCTACATGAGAGCAGTGACACCGCCTTCCGTCACGATGGGGGACATTTACTTATCCGTATTCCCGTTCATAGGTCTCCAGCTTATTGTATTGCTGTTGGTGATGATCTTTCCGGGGGTGGCCCTGTGGCTGCCTAACCTTGTCCTGGGAGGGGGGGGATAA
- a CDS encoding response regulator, whose amino-acid sequence MAKKSLLEGTRILIVDDEPDVLDTLEQLLPMCYITKATNFKDAEKLLENQSYDLVILDIMGVDGYKLLEIARKRKMVTVMLTAHALSIEDTEKSFDMGAASYIPKDEMANIATYLNDVLEAQKKGKGFWWRWLERFSPYYEKKFGPDWEKIHGLSEKIRKAQEDQ is encoded by the coding sequence ATGGCCAAGAAGAGTCTACTCGAGGGAACCCGAATCCTCATTGTGGATGACGAGCCGGATGTCCTGGACACCTTGGAACAACTGCTCCCGATGTGTTACATCACCAAGGCCACAAACTTCAAAGATGCCGAAAAACTGTTGGAAAATCAGAGTTATGACCTGGTTATCCTGGACATAATGGGAGTGGACGGCTACAAGCTCCTGGAAATCGCCAGGAAGAGGAAAATGGTCACCGTCATGCTGACGGCCCATGCCCTGAGCATTGAGGATACGGAGAAATCCTTTGACATGGGGGCGGCCTCCTACATTCCGAAAGACGAGATGGCCAATATAGCCACTTACCTGAACGATGTTCTGGAGGCACAGAAAAAGGGGAAGGGGTTCTGGTGGCGCTGGCTTGAAAGGTTCTCACCCTATTACGAGAAAAAATTCGGCCCTGACTGGGAAAAGATTCACGGCCTGTCTGAAAAAATAAGAAAGGCCCAGGAGGATCAATAA
- a CDS encoding aldehyde ferredoxin oxidoreductase: protein MRYRLNVQLDQQHIEKNELPEEVAWLGGRAMIDWIMAREVPPTCHPLGPQNRLILAPGLFAGTVIPSASRLSIGGKSPLTGGIKESNVGGMAGILLGQFGIGALVISGISTAPVPQVLVIGSDSAELVDGRGLQGKGNYETVEVLKKRFGENKVFLTIGPCGEMKMSAATIAVTDTEGRPCRHAGRGGLGAVMGSRGLKAIVLDPEGAKVRKPIDGESFSKALKEYIQAIESSKRTAFWRENGTAGLIDVSHARGSLPTRNFTRGSYEKKDGINAARMKELVADRGGRMGHACMRGCIIRCSNVYNDEKGGYLTSGLEYETLVLMGSNLDIDDLDTIAMIDRRCDDYGIDTIEIGATLGILTETDLFSFGDGRRALDLIDEIGGGTYLGRILGQGACVTGKAFGISRIPAVKGQSLPGHSARPLKGLGVTYATSPQGADHTAGFVSEEPFSNKGHTTRSREAQINVTLADSLGLCQFTGLRAEYTLFSGLIGSLTGKVPGENEVKEIGRKALWREREFNTRAGFGPGQDRLPDFMKWEPLSPSGEVFDVDDEDLDRVFGEF from the coding sequence GTGAGATACCGATTGAACGTTCAACTGGATCAACAACACATCGAAAAGAATGAGCTTCCTGAAGAGGTGGCATGGCTGGGGGGCCGGGCGATGATCGATTGGATTATGGCCCGCGAGGTCCCACCGACCTGCCATCCCTTGGGCCCCCAAAACAGGCTGATCCTCGCTCCCGGCCTCTTCGCCGGAACAGTGATTCCCTCGGCAAGCCGCCTCTCTATCGGTGGGAAAAGCCCACTCACGGGAGGCATCAAGGAATCCAACGTAGGGGGCATGGCGGGGATCCTGCTGGGCCAATTTGGGATCGGTGCCTTGGTGATCAGTGGTATCTCCACCGCCCCGGTTCCTCAAGTCCTGGTCATCGGATCCGATTCGGCTGAACTCGTGGATGGCCGGGGATTGCAGGGAAAGGGGAATTACGAAACCGTAGAGGTCCTGAAAAAGCGTTTTGGAGAGAACAAAGTATTCCTTACTATCGGTCCCTGCGGCGAGATGAAAATGTCCGCGGCGACCATCGCCGTCACAGACACGGAAGGTCGTCCCTGCCGGCATGCCGGAAGGGGGGGGCTCGGCGCCGTTATGGGGTCCAGAGGGTTGAAGGCCATCGTGCTCGACCCTGAAGGGGCGAAGGTGCGAAAACCCATTGACGGAGAATCCTTTTCAAAGGCCTTGAAGGAATACATCCAAGCCATTGAATCCAGTAAAAGAACGGCCTTCTGGAGAGAAAACGGCACGGCGGGACTCATTGATGTCAGTCATGCAAGAGGAAGCCTTCCCACCCGTAATTTCACCCGAGGGTCCTACGAAAAAAAAGATGGGATCAATGCGGCGCGCATGAAAGAACTCGTGGCCGATCGGGGTGGCCGAATGGGTCATGCCTGCATGCGGGGTTGCATTATTCGGTGTTCAAATGTCTACAATGACGAAAAGGGAGGTTACCTCACATCCGGCCTTGAATATGAAACCCTGGTTCTTATGGGGTCCAACCTGGACATCGACGACCTGGACACCATCGCCATGATCGATCGGCGATGCGATGACTACGGCATCGACACTATCGAGATCGGCGCAACCCTGGGGATACTTACCGAAACGGATCTCTTCTCCTTCGGAGACGGCCGGCGGGCGCTGGACCTTATCGATGAAATCGGCGGGGGCACGTATTTGGGTCGAATCCTCGGGCAAGGAGCGTGTGTTACAGGAAAGGCATTCGGCATTTCCCGCATCCCGGCCGTCAAAGGGCAATCCCTCCCAGGGCACAGTGCCCGCCCTCTTAAAGGGCTCGGGGTGACCTATGCGACGAGTCCCCAGGGAGCCGATCACACCGCGGGCTTTGTTTCCGAAGAACCCTTTTCGAACAAGGGACACACGACACGCTCCAGGGAAGCCCAGATCAACGTCACCCTGGCCGACAGCCTTGGATTATGCCAGTTTACAGGGCTTCGCGCAGAATACACCCTCTTTTCGGGTCTTATCGGTTCGTTGACGGGGAAGGTGCCGGGCGAGAACGAGGTCAAAGAAATCGGCAGGAAGGCTCTGTGGCGCGAAAGGGAATTCAATACCAGGGCCGGGTTCGGCCCCGGCCAGGATCGCCTGCCGGATTTCATGAAATGGGAACCGCTTTCTCCAAGCGGAGAGGTCTTTGACGTGGATGACGAAGACCTGGACCGGGTTTTCGGGGAATTCTGA
- a CDS encoding PEP/pyruvate-binding domain-containing protein codes for MTVQKEEFLVWFEDLLEVHAPLTGKKALSLAEMKRAGLPVPSGFALTIKAWDFFVNETGLLGRIRECLAHYRNVEFTDLAAFEEAGNRLFELFESTPLPSILRNQILKSYDRLSEISGVESVPVAVRSSGTVSRPGLFSSFLNVSGRDMLLKKLVACWASAYSPRALAMRAQRGLPLEREAIGVVVCQFIPARSAGVLFTAHPVTRNPNQCVIEASWGLGESVVQSSVTPDRFTVNRTTLEIEERVVHPKLSQVVSRDKGIRIESISKSAQNLPSLEDQEIIALVKQAEKVERLFGNIPQDIEWAVSMNEPFPESIFFLQARPIAGFHREKGEIEKPPGIEDPEHIAELMIKRLFG; via the coding sequence TTGACGGTACAGAAGGAAGAATTCCTGGTATGGTTTGAAGACCTTTTGGAGGTCCATGCCCCCCTGACGGGAAAGAAAGCCCTGAGCCTTGCGGAAATGAAAAGGGCCGGGTTACCCGTACCATCCGGGTTCGCCCTAACGATCAAGGCCTGGGATTTTTTCGTTAATGAAACGGGCCTGCTCGGGCGGATTCGTGAATGCCTGGCCCATTACAGGAACGTCGAATTCACGGATCTTGCGGCCTTCGAAGAGGCGGGAAATCGTCTGTTCGAACTCTTTGAGTCCACCCCGTTACCTTCCATTCTCAGGAATCAAATTTTGAAAAGCTATGACCGCCTTTCCGAGATTTCGGGGGTCGAATCCGTTCCTGTAGCAGTTCGATCGAGTGGCACCGTGAGCCGGCCGGGGCTTTTTTCTTCTTTCCTGAACGTGTCCGGAAGGGACATGTTGTTGAAGAAACTCGTGGCCTGCTGGGCAAGCGCCTATTCACCCAGGGCACTTGCCATGAGGGCACAACGTGGACTCCCCCTTGAAAGGGAGGCGATCGGCGTTGTTGTGTGCCAGTTTATCCCGGCACGATCGGCAGGTGTACTGTTTACGGCACATCCGGTCACACGGAATCCAAATCAATGTGTGATCGAGGCGAGCTGGGGTCTGGGAGAGAGCGTGGTCCAGTCCAGTGTCACGCCGGACAGGTTTACCGTGAACCGCACCACCCTTGAAATCGAAGAGCGGGTCGTACACCCCAAACTCAGCCAGGTCGTCTCCCGGGACAAGGGTATCCGAATCGAATCTATCTCCAAATCCGCTCAGAACCTCCCCTCTCTGGAAGACCAAGAGATCATCGCCCTTGTAAAACAGGCGGAAAAGGTGGAAAGACTCTTCGGCAATATACCCCAGGACATCGAATGGGCCGTATCCATGAACGAACCCTTTCCTGAAAGCATTTTCTTTCTTCAGGCCAGGCCCATCGCGGGTTTCCACCGGGAAAAAGGGGAGATCGAAAAACCCCCGGGGATTGAGGATCCGGAACACATAGCTGAACTCATGATCAAGCGACTCTTCGGGTAG